One Pyxicephalus adspersus chromosome 3, UCB_Pads_2.0, whole genome shotgun sequence genomic window carries:
- the RNF4 gene encoding E3 ubiquitin-protein ligase RNF4 isoform X1, translated as MSSAQRKRRGSQSNKRSSHKRRRGLTSTSAMTTATELIELEEGVEEVVDLTCESYEPAVVDLTDLTHNDSVVIVEEHQGRRRNGRNASRGGSSHAASCILSSDDEDSKDNDLYLRGSRSSDVTSPHNTRSRSTGGNVSCPICMDGYSEIVQNGRLIVSTKCGHIFCSQCLRDALKNATSCPTCRKKLTHKQYHPIYI; from the exons ATGAGTAGT gcccAGAGAAAACGTAGAGGATCTCAATCAAACAAAAGATCGTCCCACAAGAGAAGAAGAGGGTTAACTTCAACCAGTGCAATGACAACAGCTACAGAGCTGATTGAGCTGGAAGAAGGTG TGGAAGAAGTTGTGGATTTGACTTGTGAGTCCTACGAGCCAGCCGTTGTGGACCTAACAGACCTAACACACAATGATTCTGTGGTG ATTGTAGaag AGCACCAAGGCCGGAGAAGAAATGGAAGAAATGCATCCAGAGGAGGGTCCTCACATGCCGCCAGCTGTATATTAAGCAGTGACGATGAAGATTCAAAAGATAATGACCTTTATCTCCGTGGCAGTAGATCCAGTGATGTAACATCTCCACATAACACCCGATCTAG ATCAACTGGAGGAAATGTTAGTTGTCCTATTTGCATGGACGGATATTCAGAA atTGTGCAAAATGGACGTCTTATTGTGTCCACAAAATGCGGTCATATATTCTGTAGCCAGTGCCTTCGAGATGCTCTTAAAAATGCCACCTCTTGTCCGACATGCCGAAAGAAACTTACACACAAACAGTATCACCCCATTTACATATGA
- the RNF4 gene encoding E3 ubiquitin-protein ligase RNF4 isoform X2 yields the protein MTTATELIELEEGVEEVVDLTCESYEPAVVDLTDLTHNDSVVIVEEHQGRRRNGRNASRGGSSHAASCILSSDDEDSKDNDLYLRGSRSSDVTSPHNTRSRSTGGNVSCPICMDGYSEIVQNGRLIVSTKCGHIFCSQCLRDALKNATSCPTCRKKLTHKQYHPIYI from the exons ATGACAACAGCTACAGAGCTGATTGAGCTGGAAGAAGGTG TGGAAGAAGTTGTGGATTTGACTTGTGAGTCCTACGAGCCAGCCGTTGTGGACCTAACAGACCTAACACACAATGATTCTGTGGTG ATTGTAGaag AGCACCAAGGCCGGAGAAGAAATGGAAGAAATGCATCCAGAGGAGGGTCCTCACATGCCGCCAGCTGTATATTAAGCAGTGACGATGAAGATTCAAAAGATAATGACCTTTATCTCCGTGGCAGTAGATCCAGTGATGTAACATCTCCACATAACACCCGATCTAG ATCAACTGGAGGAAATGTTAGTTGTCCTATTTGCATGGACGGATATTCAGAA atTGTGCAAAATGGACGTCTTATTGTGTCCACAAAATGCGGTCATATATTCTGTAGCCAGTGCCTTCGAGATGCTCTTAAAAATGCCACCTCTTGTCCGACATGCCGAAAGAAACTTACACACAAACAGTATCACCCCATTTACATATGA